The nucleotide window TTCCATTGAGGTTGCTCGGATAGAATTTCCTGAAGTTGAGATCATAGGCTTCCGCCCTGTATACCGGCACGGCCTTTTTTTCCATGAGAGAATTCCGGATAGTGGCCGGAAGGAGTATCGCGGCGAGGATAAGTAAAAAGACGAAGCGTCTCTTCAACGTGAGAAGAATCCCCGGTACGAGAAAAGCCATGACAGGATCGAGCAACACGGCGATGCCGATTAAAATCGACGAATAGACGCCACGCGCCATATCTCCGACATCTGACAGCGCCACAGTCAATATCGCGAGGACGATCAGTACCTCGAATGATCCTGGTGTCGGAGAATGGGATATCAGTACGAAACCGGGGTAGAGAGCGGCGATCGAAGCCGCGACAAGGGCGGTCTTTCTGTCAAAGACGCGCCTTGCCGCCAGGTACAGAAGAACGACGCATACAGTATTGACGATTCCCTGAAAGACGTAAAGGGCCGTTACCGCCGAATCTCTGAATATCAGCTTGAGCAACCGAAGAAATAGGATATAAAGAGGAGCCTGGTCCGACCGGATCGCCCCCTTTTCGGAGATCTCGAGGAAGTCATCGGCGAATCCGAACGATAGGCCAGCGTCGAAAGCGAACGCGAAATAGAGTCTGAGGGCGAGCGACAGCAGTACTATCACCGAGAGAAGATCAAGATCCCCCGAAAAGGACGGGGCGATCTTTTCCTTCCACAGGTTCAGGAAGAAACTGTTTTTCTCAACATCCTTTGCCATATACCACCTGCCAGTATCGACGTGTAGATGATCAGGAACGGTTCGAGAGGGATCCTGTATCTATATTTGATCTGCGTCAGAATCACGATAAGGACAAGATACGACAGGGGAGGGTAAAATGCCGAAGAGTTTTTTGACGACAGGAACCTGAAAATGCCGAGCGATCCGGCGAGCAGGATCATTATATAGGAGTAACCTGTAATATGTTCATGGTCGGTCCTTTTTCCGAAGATCACCGGCATATGGCTTTTCTCGATGGCATTGCCGGCAAGGAACGAGATGTTTGAATCGATACCACTTATGATCTTCCATCCGTCGAACGGATTATTGAACTTCTTCAGATCGATGCCGTACCCGGATGCTTCATAGAGAAGAACCGGCCGTCCGGCGATCATGCTGTTCCTTATTCCCCAAGGAAGAAGAAGCAGGAGAGTCAGAAGCAGGAAAGGTATCTTTTTTTTCACGATCAGTGCCGTGCCGGGAATAAAAAAAATGATCATCGGGTCAAGCAGCACTCCCGTAGATGAGATTACGGCGGTCGCCAGGGCTTTTGTCCTGTCGGTGAGCGCGGATACGTTGGTGAGGACGATCAGAAAAAGAAGGAGCATGACAAAGGTGATCGGCAGCGCGACCAGATTGTAAATGATCAGGGATGGATAGAGAGCGGCCAGAATGGCTGCTGCCACGGCCGACTGTTTTCCAGCGGCGCGCAGCACCGAAAAGAACGCCACGGGAATCATCGCTACAGACACGATGCTCTGGATAATGAAGACAGAATGCAATCCATCGCCTCTTCCAAAAAAACGCGCTGCCATGAGAAATGCCGGGTACAGGGGGCCGTGTATCGTGTCGATATAGCGCGACGCTGCCATCTCATTGTACATCCCCATCTCGCCCTGTTTTGGAATGACTCCGAGATAGGAGACGGGGTCGATCGAGAGGGCCAGTGCCAACCTGTGAATTGCGGAGAGGGCGACCGTGATCGAAAGGCTCACCAGATGCCATCGGGGCCGGGAGAGGCGCAAAAGCCGGAGAGCGTTATAGCGAAGCCCTTTTCCTGCCAGTGAAAGGGTTTTTAGAACCATCGTTTTGTCAGATCGAAGTATAGTCAAAACCGCGCCATTCGATTTCAGTACGGAGAGGATCGATTCATGCGATGAAGATATCGCAGCGGGGAGGTGTCGTTCAAGAGTTTATCTTTCGATCCTCTCTGACTTACGCTGAAGCCCGCTTCGTTGCCTGGAAAA belongs to Candidatus Krumholzibacteriota bacterium and includes:
- a CDS encoding glycosyltransferase family 39 protein; protein product: MAKDVEKNSFFLNLWKEKIAPSFSGDLDLLSVIVLLSLALRLYFAFAFDAGLSFGFADDFLEISEKGAIRSDQAPLYILFLRLLKLIFRDSAVTALYVFQGIVNTVCVVLLYLAARRVFDRKTALVAASIAALYPGFVLISHSPTPGSFEVLIVLAILTVALSDVGDMARGVYSSILIGIAVLLDPVMAFLVPGILLTLKRRFVFLLILAAILLPATIRNSLMEKKAVPVYRAEAYDLNFRKFYPSNLNGRWNTIWWIYENASMITRKEWALSDAAGTDQEKNSTYTAAYSYTAIMLLGLAGIARKYGKEDRFVLLPVASYTLLLILFGSFAKRYRIVLEPFFLLYASALLCRIKRRPRSIVPPGPL